A single Fusarium oxysporum Fo47 chromosome IV, complete sequence DNA region contains:
- a CDS encoding HAD-like domain-containing protein, which produces MQRFGVVGQCRFAARRLTQLRSVAPTTAAVLRASSISQRPFTTSNVYLSKPKGSLGVNPNQYEEPTDLARKLFSEFAFAFDIDGVLYQGRNRVDGAEKVIKMLRSNGIRYVFLTNGGCVPEDKKAETLQERLQIAKNDDVVKGRMILSHTPMSGWSDDVKNNGTVLITGSHPEKARQIALEYGFKRVVTPADILAECKDVFPFEHIEGEINGKPTPLPDGKRIPLLKDPYTTNVPANALKIDHIFVWNDPRDWSVDIQIIHDLLISHQGYIGTVSNRNGNESLPNNGWQQDGQPGLWISNLDMLWKTNYPVNRFGTGAFMEALKGVWSATTNGTELQFSALGKPSNHTYKYAHDRLLQYYHDMACNRGQSPGHDTSKCHPLRRVYMIGDNPESDIRGASEFEAEDGTEWVPILVRTGVWRQTSTEKEPRYKPAVIVDDVVDAVVWALNNEGIKATREWVLSALSHTKGYVKLPPLEIGDQAGSLKDGIKYPSELEAAGAIL; this is translated from the exons ATGCAACGCTTCGGTGTGGTCGGCCAATGCCGATTCGCCGCACGTCGATTGACGCAGCTACGGTCTGTCGCACCGACGACGGCGGCTGTCTTGAGAGCCTCATCTATATCGCAAAGGCCATTCACTACCTCTAATGTTTATCTATCCAAGCCAAAGGGCTCACTAGGCGTCAACCCAAATCAATATGAGGAGCCCACCGACCTGGCACGAAAGCTGTTTTCCGAGTTTGCCTTTGCATTTGA TATTGACGGCGTCCTATATCAAGGCCGCAACAGAGTGGATGGAGCCGAGAAGGTCATCAAGATGCTCAGAAGCAATGGCATCCGATATGTCTTTTTGACAAACGGCGGTTGCGTTCCTGAAGACAAAAAAGCAGAGACTCTTCAAGAAAGACTCCAGATCGCCAAGAACGACGATGTGGTAAAAGGCAGGATGATTCTGTCCCACACACCAATGAGTGGTTGGAGTGACGATGTCAAGAACAATGGCACTGTCTTAATTACAGGCTCTCATCCTGAAAAAGCTCGTCAAATTGCTCTTGA GTACGGGTTCAAGCGTGTTGTCACCCCAGCGGATATCCTCGCTGAGTGCAAGGACGTGTTCCCCTTTGAGCATATTGAGGGCGAGATCAATGGCAAGCCGACGCCACTACCAGATGGCAAGCGAATTCCTTTGCTGAAGGACCCTTATACAACTAATGTCCCCGCGAATGCTCTCAAAATTGACCACATTTTCGTCTGGAACGATCCAAGAGACTGGTCAGTTGATATTCAGATCATCCACGACCTTTTAATATCTCATCAAGGCTACATCGGCACTGTTTCGAACCGAAATGGCAATGAGTCTCTGCCCAACAATGGCTGGCAGCAAGATGGTCAACCTGGACTATGGATCTCCAACCTTGATATGCTATGGAAAACAAACTATCCTGTGAACCGATTTGGCACGGGAGCATTCATGGAGGCACTCAAGGGAGTGTGGTCAGCGACGACCAACGGAACAGAACTGCAGTTCAGCGCACTCGGCAAGCCATCCAACCATACGTACAAATACGCCCATGATAGGCTGCTACAGTACTACCATGATATGGCTTGCAATCGCGGTCAAAGCCCTGGGCATGATACATCGAAATGCCACCCTCTTCGACGCGTTTACATGATTGGCGATAACCCAGAAAGTGACATCCGGGGTGCTAGCGAATTTGAAGCGGAGGATGGTACCGAGTGGGTGCCCATTCTTGTACGAACTGGCGTCTGGCGACAGACATCGACGGAGAAGGAGCCTCGATACAAACCAGCCGTCATCGTGGACGATGTTGTAGATGCTGTGGTTTGGGCGCTCAACAACGAAGGCATCAAGGCTACCAGGGAATGGGTATTGTCTGCTCTATCGCACACGAAGGGTTACGTTAAGCTGCCGCCGCTGGAGATTGGAGATCAAGCTGGCAGCCTCAAAGATGGAATTAAGTACCCGAGCGAGTTGGAGGCTGCTGGGGCAATACTGTAG
- a CDS encoding SCO1/SenC-domain-containing protein, translated as MSNSITTSRALRGVFSSLSTRQCQRCLSSSALQPKQLRPTLPRAPIQSRQPITQRRTKYKTIEQAKSRYSNGPFSWKAGILFVGTCGLLVWYFEFEKARMQRKRIAEAAKGVGRPKVGGTFELIDQDGKPFTSEMMKGKHSLVYFGFTRCPDICPEELDKMATMLDIVEEKAPGALLPIFITCDPARDTPKALKDYLGEFHEKFIGLTGTYDQIKALCKKYRVYFSTPQNVKPGQDYLVDHSIYFYLMDPDGDFVEALGRQHSPQQAAALILDHMKDWDKK; from the exons ATGTCGAATTCGATCACGACGTCAAGAGCATTGAGGGGTGTGTTCTCATCTCTCTCGACAAGACAATGCCAGCGATGTTTGTCCAGCAGCGCTCTCCAGCCCAAGCAGCTCCGACCAACCCTCCCACGAGCGCCAATCCAGTCGAGACAGCCCATCACTCAGCGCCGAACGAAATACAAGACCATCGAGCAGGCCAAGAGCCGATATAGCAATGGG CCCTTTTCTTGGAAGGCCGGAATTCTGTTCGTCGGTACCTGCGGCTTGCTAGTATGGTACTTTGAGTTTGAAAAGGCGCGCATGCAGCGTAAGAGAATAGCTGAGGCGGCCAAGGGCGTGGGCCGACCAAAAGTTGGAGGAACCTTTGAGTTGATCGATCAGGATGGAAAGCCATTCACTagtgagatgatgaagggcAAACACTCTTTG GTATACTTCGGGTTCACTCGATGCCCTGATATCTGCCCCGAAGAACTCGACAAGATGGCTACCATGTTGGATATCGTCGAAGAAAAGGCCCCGGGTGCACTTCTTcccatcttcatcacctgCGATCCCGCCCGTGACACACCCAAGGCTCTCAAGGATTACCTGGGCGAGTTCCATGAGAAGTTCATCGGTTTGACCGGCACGTACGACCAAATCAAGGCGCTCTGCAAGAAGTACCGCGTCTACTTCAGCACACCTCAGAACGTCAAGCCAGGACAGGACTATTTGGTGGACCACAGCATCTACTTTTACTTGATGGACCCGGATGGCGATTTCGTTGAGGCATTGGGCAGACAACACTCGCCGCAGCAGGCCGCAGCGCTTATCTTGGACCATATGAAGGACTGGGATAAGAAATAG